The following are encoded together in the uncultured Sphaerochaeta sp. genome:
- a CDS encoding 4Fe-4S ferredoxin codes for MHAARNISLCTKDCVCLFVCPTGATDTENGQIDFARCLDGCRLCVDACPSHAIYLVPSVYPSPQAKSDEVRKSLFSLAKSKATQESLARGLAEASDDPVFKQLMHAIATSNRVLAEDCYREAGYILPQSEAVTSWLKQLLSDHSSDKDFPSDAVKALLEKL; via the coding sequence ATGCATGCTGCGAGAAATATTTCCCTCTGTACCAAGGATTGTGTCTGTCTGTTTGTCTGTCCCACAGGTGCAACCGATACGGAAAATGGACAGATTGATTTCGCTCGATGCCTGGACGGTTGCCGACTCTGTGTTGATGCCTGTCCAAGCCATGCAATCTATCTTGTGCCCTCTGTGTATCCCTCTCCGCAGGCAAAGAGTGATGAAGTGAGGAAGAGCTTGTTTTCGCTGGCGAAGAGCAAGGCAACCCAGGAGAGTCTGGCCAGAGGACTCGCTGAGGCAAGTGATGATCCTGTCTTCAAGCAGCTCATGCATGCCATTGCAACAAGCAATCGTGTACTTGCCGAGGACTGTTATCGTGAAGCAGGATATATCCTGCCACAAAGTGAGGCAGTAACTTCTTGGTTGAAGCAATTACTCAGTGACCATTCCTCTGATAAGGATTTTCCTTCTGATGCAGTAAAGGCACTCTTGGAAAAGCTGTAA
- the cimA gene encoding citramalate synthase has protein sequence MHKIDLFDSTLRDGSQGEGISFSVEDKLKIVKALDSLGVAYIEAGNPGSNPKDLEFFHRAEQLSLSHATLVAFGSTRRKNCKAADDPNLKNLASVRTRVVSIFGKSWKLHVTDVIRTTPEENLAMIRDSIQFITESGSEVFFDAEHYFDGYLDDSEYAKATLQAALEGGATTLVLCETRGGLIPSEVARITSETAEAFPGIPIGIHAHDDIGCGVASSIAAVESGAIQVQGTLLGFGERCGNANLATVAGILGTKLDVDCLCGESLEQLTATSRQVAEIANVRIVGGAPFIGKSAFAHKGGMHIDGVQKNPNSFEHIDPLQVGNERRLLMSEVAGRALMLKRIARVIPDLDKDDPVTVSLMDELKQLEADGYQFEGAESSFDLVIRRHLKMYKPYFSLVHYQTIGSSPYADPLSDATHAAVVKVKVGGESAITAAEGEGPVNALDQALRKVLEQFYPTLKRVHLTDYKVRVLDSAGATASKVRVLIESTDGNESWTTIGVSRDIIEASWFALSDSIEYKLIAEGIEPSVE, from the coding sequence ATGCATAAGATAGATTTATTTGACTCAACCCTGCGTGATGGGAGCCAAGGGGAGGGAATCAGCTTCTCGGTGGAGGATAAGCTGAAAATTGTGAAGGCCTTGGATTCACTGGGGGTTGCCTACATTGAGGCAGGCAATCCTGGATCGAATCCCAAGGACTTGGAATTCTTCCACCGCGCCGAACAGCTCTCTCTCTCCCATGCAACCTTGGTTGCCTTTGGTTCCACGCGGAGAAAGAACTGTAAGGCAGCTGACGATCCCAATCTGAAAAACCTTGCAAGCGTAAGAACCCGGGTGGTGTCCATCTTCGGCAAGAGTTGGAAGCTTCATGTCACTGATGTGATTCGCACCACACCTGAAGAGAACCTTGCGATGATCCGTGACAGCATACAGTTTATTACTGAGAGCGGAAGTGAAGTGTTCTTTGACGCTGAACACTACTTTGATGGATATCTTGATGACAGCGAGTATGCAAAGGCAACCTTGCAGGCTGCCCTGGAGGGGGGAGCGACCACCCTGGTGCTCTGTGAAACTCGTGGTGGCTTGATACCCAGTGAAGTTGCACGTATCACCTCTGAGACAGCAGAGGCTTTTCCTGGAATTCCTATTGGAATCCATGCTCATGATGATATCGGTTGTGGCGTTGCCAGTTCCATAGCTGCAGTTGAATCCGGTGCCATACAGGTACAGGGAACCTTGCTTGGTTTTGGGGAACGATGCGGAAATGCAAACCTTGCAACTGTGGCAGGAATCCTCGGGACTAAACTCGATGTGGATTGTCTCTGTGGAGAGAGTCTCGAACAACTGACGGCAACCAGCCGGCAAGTTGCTGAGATCGCAAATGTGCGCATTGTCGGCGGAGCTCCCTTCATTGGAAAGAGCGCCTTTGCCCATAAAGGCGGTATGCATATAGACGGGGTGCAGAAGAATCCTAACTCCTTCGAGCATATCGATCCTTTGCAGGTGGGCAATGAACGCAGGCTCCTGATGAGTGAGGTTGCTGGAAGGGCCTTGATGCTCAAGCGAATTGCCCGTGTGATACCCGATCTTGATAAGGATGATCCGGTAACGGTGAGTTTGATGGATGAGCTCAAGCAACTTGAGGCGGATGGTTATCAGTTTGAAGGAGCAGAGAGTAGCTTTGACCTGGTGATCAGACGACACTTGAAGATGTATAAACCCTATTTTTCACTGGTACACTACCAGACCATCGGCAGTAGTCCTTATGCAGATCCTCTCAGCGATGCAACCCATGCCGCGGTTGTCAAGGTAAAGGTTGGTGGTGAGAGTGCCATCACTGCCGCTGAGGGTGAAGGTCCGGTAAACGCACTGGACCAAGCGCTGAGAAAGGTTCTTGAACAATTCTATCCAACCCTCAAGCGTGTACACTTGACCGACTATAAGGTACGGGTCTTGGACTCGGCAGGAGCAACTGCCAGTAAGGTAAGGGTTCTCATTGAATCCACCGATGGAAATGAGAGTTGGACCACCATCGGAGTCAGCAGGGACATCATAGAGGCCAGTTGGTTTGCCTTGAGTGATAGTATTGAGTATAAATTAATTGCCGAGGGAATTGAGCCTTCGGTTGAATGA
- the ilvD gene encoding dihydroxy-acid dehydratase, whose protein sequence is MDESKRRSAQMTEGADRSPHRSLMKALGWTDREIHMPIIGIVNGANEIIPGHIHLDRIVNAVKSGVRQAGGNPVSFPVIGVCDGIAMGHTGMKYSLASREVIADSIEIMATAHPFDALVFVPNCDKIVPGMLMAAARINIPSIFVSGGPMLAGKIPGESSCGTSLSVMFEKVGSLAAGLISEEELLSYENNACPTCGSCSGMFTANSMNCLTEAIGMGLPGNGTVPAVYSARDRLAKEAGYQIMDLLRKNIRPLDIMTKEAFANAMAVDMALGCSTNTMLHLPAIAHEAGVDLDIFMANDIAAKVPNLCHLAPAGPDHIEDLYEAGGVLAVMRELGEAGLLNADLPTVSAKTIGELYSAAPIYNHEVIRPVGNPFSKTGGIAVLRGNLAPDGAVVKRSAVDEKMLVHSGPARVFESEEDTIKAIFAGEIKAGDVVVIRYEGPKGGPGMREMLSPTSAIAGMNLDKDVALITDGRFSGATRGASIGHVSPEAAEGGPISLVQEGDTISIDIPKGKLSLLVDEKTLLERKKQWVCKEPPITTGYLARYAKQVTSAATGAVFKK, encoded by the coding sequence ATGGACGAAAGCAAGAGACGTTCAGCACAGATGACTGAGGGAGCCGATAGGTCCCCCCATCGGTCACTGATGAAGGCACTGGGATGGACAGATCGAGAAATCCACATGCCGATCATTGGTATCGTGAATGGGGCCAATGAAATCATCCCAGGACATATTCACCTTGATAGAATTGTCAACGCTGTGAAGAGCGGTGTACGCCAAGCTGGGGGAAACCCCGTCTCGTTCCCTGTCATTGGGGTATGTGATGGTATTGCAATGGGCCATACAGGGATGAAATACTCTCTGGCAAGCCGTGAGGTCATCGCTGATTCCATCGAGATCATGGCAACAGCCCATCCCTTTGATGCTCTGGTTTTCGTCCCCAACTGTGACAAGATTGTCCCTGGAATGTTGATGGCGGCCGCCAGGATCAACATCCCTTCCATTTTTGTCTCCGGTGGCCCGATGCTTGCCGGCAAGATTCCCGGCGAAAGCTCCTGTGGAACGAGCCTTTCGGTCATGTTTGAGAAAGTGGGAAGCCTTGCCGCTGGATTGATCAGTGAGGAAGAGTTGCTCTCCTATGAGAACAACGCATGTCCGACCTGTGGTTCTTGCAGTGGCATGTTCACCGCAAATAGCATGAACTGCCTAACCGAGGCCATTGGAATGGGACTGCCCGGCAATGGAACCGTACCCGCTGTCTACAGTGCACGGGACAGGCTCGCCAAGGAAGCAGGATACCAGATCATGGATTTGCTGAGGAAGAACATCCGTCCCCTGGATATCATGACCAAGGAAGCGTTTGCCAATGCGATGGCTGTTGATATGGCCTTGGGATGCAGTACCAACACCATGCTCCATCTTCCGGCCATTGCCCATGAGGCCGGTGTTGACCTGGATATATTCATGGCGAATGATATTGCTGCCAAAGTTCCCAATCTTTGTCATCTTGCTCCTGCCGGTCCTGACCACATCGAAGACCTCTATGAGGCTGGTGGTGTGCTTGCAGTGATGAGAGAGCTTGGAGAGGCAGGGTTGCTCAATGCAGACCTACCAACGGTAAGTGCAAAGACAATTGGGGAACTCTATAGCGCAGCACCCATCTACAACCATGAGGTTATTCGTCCTGTCGGCAACCCATTCAGCAAGACAGGGGGAATTGCAGTACTTAGAGGAAATCTTGCTCCAGATGGGGCTGTGGTAAAGCGGAGTGCTGTTGATGAGAAAATGTTGGTGCATAGTGGACCAGCAAGAGTGTTTGAGAGTGAAGAAGATACCATCAAGGCAATCTTTGCTGGAGAGATCAAGGCAGGGGACGTCGTTGTTATTCGCTATGAGGGGCCGAAGGGAGGACCTGGCATGCGTGAGATGCTTAGTCCAACCAGTGCCATTGCAGGCATGAACCTGGACAAGGATGTTGCCTTGATCACCGATGGCCGCTTCAGTGGTGCCACCCGGGGAGCTTCCATCGGGCATGTCAGCCCAGAGGCTGCAGAGGGTGGTCCAATCTCCCTTGTCCAGGAAGGGGACACGATCAGCATTGATATACCAAAAGGTAAGCTCAGTTTGTTGGTCGATGAGAAGACACTGCTTGAACGGAAGAAGCAATGGGTCTGTAAGGAGCCGCCTATTACCACCGGGTATTTGGCACGCTATGCCAAGCAGGTAACCAGTGCTGCCACCGGTGCTGTCTTCAAGAAATGA
- the leuB gene encoding 3-isopropylmalate dehydrogenase, producing MKKHIALVPGDGIGPDIVREGVKVLGAVAKKFSHEFTTSSYDAGGVALDNVGIPLPDATLEGCKQSDGVLLGAVGGPKWDTLPSHLRPEKALLGLRGGMGLFCNLRPAILYKQLADACPLKSEIIGEGLDIMVVRELTGGIYFGERGRSEDRAYDTMAYTVVEIERIVRKGFEIAQKRSKRLCSVDKANILNSSQLWREVVQRIQSEYPDVEVSHMYVDNAAMQLVRNPRQFDVIVTSNMFGDILSDEASQITGSIGMLPSASLAEDGFGMYEPIHGSAPDIAGKNLANPIATILSVAMMLRYSFSLSREADAIENAVSSVLDAGYRTADIYTDGMKKVGTSEMGDLIAQAL from the coding sequence ATGAAGAAGCATATTGCACTGGTTCCCGGCGATGGAATCGGACCAGATATCGTAAGAGAGGGTGTAAAAGTCCTTGGGGCGGTTGCCAAGAAATTCTCCCATGAGTTCACTACCAGCAGCTATGATGCAGGTGGTGTGGCCCTCGACAATGTAGGGATTCCCCTTCCTGATGCCACCCTTGAGGGGTGCAAGCAGAGTGACGGGGTACTCCTTGGGGCAGTTGGCGGACCGAAGTGGGATACCCTTCCTTCCCACCTCAGACCAGAGAAGGCCCTGCTCGGTTTGCGTGGCGGTATGGGGTTGTTCTGCAACCTACGTCCTGCAATTCTTTACAAGCAACTCGCTGATGCCTGCCCACTGAAGAGCGAAATTATTGGTGAAGGACTGGATATCATGGTGGTGCGTGAACTCACCGGCGGTATCTACTTCGGCGAGCGCGGTCGCAGTGAAGACCGTGCCTATGATACCATGGCATATACAGTAGTGGAGATTGAGAGAATCGTACGCAAGGGTTTTGAGATTGCCCAGAAGCGCTCAAAGCGCCTATGCAGTGTAGACAAGGCAAACATCCTCAATTCCAGCCAGCTCTGGAGAGAAGTGGTACAAAGAATACAAAGTGAGTACCCTGATGTGGAAGTAAGCCACATGTATGTCGATAATGCAGCAATGCAGCTGGTGCGTAACCCCCGTCAGTTCGATGTGATTGTAACCTCGAACATGTTTGGGGATATCCTCAGTGATGAGGCAAGCCAGATCACCGGTTCCATTGGGATGCTCCCGTCCGCCTCCTTGGCTGAGGATGGGTTTGGCATGTACGAGCCGATACACGGCAGTGCACCAGATATTGCAGGTAAGAACTTGGCCAACCCAATCGCTACCATACTCTCGGTTGCCATGATGTTGCGCTACAGCTTCTCCCTCTCTAGGGAAGCTGACGCAATCGAGAATGCAGTTAGCTCAGTGTTGGATGCAGGGTACCGTACAGCAGATATTTACACCGACGGTATGAAAAAGGTCGGTACGAGTGAGATGGGCGACTTGATAGCCCAGGCCCTGTAA
- the leuD gene encoding 3-isopropylmalate dehydratase small subunit, translated as MQAKGTVFRYGDNVDTDVIIPARYLNTSNHKELASHCMEDIDQDFIKQVKEGDIMVADKNFGCGSSREHAPIAIKESGISCVIARTFARIFYRNAINIGLPILECPEACDGIKAGDVVSVDFNTGAITNESTGDVFHSEPFPPFMQDLIASGGLAGYIANGGGKA; from the coding sequence ATGCAAGCCAAAGGAACGGTTTTTAGATATGGGGACAACGTCGATACCGATGTAATTATCCCAGCGAGGTACCTCAATACTTCCAATCACAAGGAGTTGGCCTCTCATTGCATGGAGGATATCGACCAGGATTTCATCAAACAGGTGAAAGAGGGCGATATCATGGTAGCTGACAAGAATTTTGGTTGTGGGTCAAGCCGTGAGCATGCTCCCATCGCCATCAAGGAAAGTGGGATCAGCTGTGTAATCGCAAGAACATTTGCAAGAATCTTCTACCGCAACGCAATCAATATCGGGCTTCCCATCCTCGAATGCCCTGAGGCCTGTGACGGGATCAAGGCCGGTGATGTAGTCAGTGTCGATTTCAACACTGGTGCCATCACCAATGAGAGTACTGGAGATGTGTTCCATAGTGAGCCATTTCCTCCCTTCATGCAGGACCTGATCGCAAGTGGTGGGCTTGCCGGGTACATCGCAAACGGGGGAGGCAAGGCATGA
- the ilvB gene encoding biosynthetic-type acetolactate synthase large subunit, with the protein MQMTGAQIIIECLIEQGVDTVFGFPGGAVLPLYDALYQNQNRIRHILTSHEQGASHAADGYARSTGKVGVCMATSGPGATNLVTGIATAYMDSVPMVAFTGNVTVPLLGKDSFQEVDITGITMPITKHNFIVKDVADLAETIRTAFKIAQEGRPGPVLIDVPKDLTVYTADFSPQPIEALRPRTERLSEKSMEQALQLIKQAQRPMCYIGGGVIRAKASEELSQFLENIDSPACTSLMGVGAVSSLSPRFTGLVGMHGTKVSNMSVSACDLLVVIGARFSDRVVSKASAFAKNAKIIHIDVDPAEIDKNIKTYCHLIGDLKVVLNELNNRIVDPMTHTKWMEQVSEYKKRYPIRVDSESARSKEILKALQSVLPEGFFAVTEVGQHQMWAAQFLKHLQPGHFLTSGGLGTMGYGTGAAIGAQVANPDARVVNVAGDGSFKMNCNELATIARYQLPVIILLMNNQTLGMVRQWQTLFFDRRYSETTLDTPIDWLKLAEAYGVKGMRISKTDDPKPILQAALDLGQAVLIDCEIPVDDKVYPMVAPGASIDEMLGVEEVGE; encoded by the coding sequence ATGCAGATGACTGGAGCACAAATAATCATAGAATGTCTGATAGAGCAGGGCGTGGATACCGTTTTCGGGTTTCCTGGTGGGGCAGTACTGCCTCTCTATGATGCTCTGTATCAGAATCAGAACAGAATCCGCCATATCCTGACAAGCCATGAGCAGGGTGCCAGCCACGCTGCTGACGGGTATGCCAGGAGTACAGGGAAGGTCGGGGTGTGTATGGCAACAAGCGGGCCAGGTGCTACAAACCTTGTTACCGGTATAGCCACAGCCTACATGGATAGCGTCCCCATGGTTGCCTTCACCGGGAATGTGACCGTTCCCCTTTTGGGTAAGGATAGTTTCCAGGAAGTGGATATAACGGGCATTACCATGCCGATCACCAAGCACAACTTCATCGTAAAGGATGTAGCTGACTTGGCTGAGACGATACGCACCGCCTTCAAGATTGCTCAGGAGGGCAGACCTGGTCCTGTCCTGATCGATGTTCCGAAGGATTTGACGGTCTATACCGCTGATTTCTCACCCCAGCCTATTGAGGCCTTGCGGCCTCGTACTGAGCGACTAAGTGAGAAGAGTATGGAACAGGCTTTGCAGCTGATTAAACAAGCACAGCGGCCGATGTGTTATATCGGTGGTGGCGTGATCAGGGCTAAGGCGAGTGAAGAGCTCTCCCAGTTCCTGGAAAACATCGACAGCCCTGCCTGTACCTCGCTGATGGGGGTTGGAGCTGTGAGCTCCCTCAGTCCTCGTTTTACCGGTTTGGTCGGAATGCATGGTACGAAAGTCTCAAACATGAGTGTTTCCGCTTGTGATCTCCTGGTGGTAATCGGCGCTCGCTTCAGTGACCGGGTTGTTAGCAAAGCCAGTGCATTTGCGAAGAATGCCAAGATCATCCACATCGATGTGGACCCGGCTGAAATTGACAAGAATATCAAGACCTACTGTCACTTGATCGGGGACCTGAAAGTAGTGCTGAATGAGCTGAACAATCGAATAGTGGATCCCATGACGCATACGAAGTGGATGGAGCAGGTCTCTGAGTATAAGAAGCGTTACCCGATTAGGGTGGACAGCGAGAGTGCACGATCCAAGGAGATCCTGAAAGCGCTCCAGAGCGTACTTCCTGAAGGATTCTTTGCCGTTACTGAGGTTGGACAGCATCAGATGTGGGCTGCACAGTTCCTCAAGCACCTCCAGCCCGGTCACTTCCTAACCAGTGGTGGTCTTGGAACCATGGGCTATGGAACAGGAGCTGCGATCGGTGCACAGGTAGCCAATCCTGATGCTCGCGTCGTCAATGTTGCCGGGGATGGCAGTTTCAAGATGAACTGCAATGAACTGGCTACCATTGCACGGTATCAACTGCCGGTTATCATTCTCTTGATGAACAACCAGACGCTGGGCATGGTACGTCAGTGGCAGACGCTCTTCTTCGACCGACGTTACAGTGAGACCACCCTCGATACCCCTATCGATTGGTTGAAACTTGCAGAAGCCTATGGGGTGAAGGGAATGAGAATCAGCAAGACTGATGATCCGAAGCCGATTCTTCAAGCTGCACTGGACCTGGGGCAGGCTGTCCTCATTGATTGTGAGATACCTGTCGATGACAAGGTTTATCCGATGGTTGCCCCTGGTGCCTCCATTGATGAGATGCTCGGTGTTGAAGAGGTAGGGGAGTAA
- a CDS encoding MFS transporter has translation MKQILSLYRGLPQPIYVLFFATVVNAVGIFIYPFLTLYLTRRLGYTPLQAGTFMTIASILYVPGSFIGSKLADTIGRKPVLVIFQLLMDVCFILAGFFEGETFVPYFILLGLFFDGAVDPAREALKTDVTSIENRQVSFSLIYLGHNVGYSIGPVIAGYLFYKAPEWLFYGNAAAGILSVLLVMLKIRESKPSKELIEESKGWETTEKGEEGGLFKALLTRPRLLLFALSITFFSFAYSQTLFALPLLTTNLFGQAGAPLYGKMMAINGIVVVICNPIIVSLLRRFHPLANSTLSGIFYAIGFGLFAFATTPFVFMALTVIYTLGEIISATNDNFYVANNTPISHRSRFSAILPIIMGTGHAIAPITGGLIIESYSMSLLWITTALAALIGATGVFLIYLKEKQERK, from the coding sequence ATGAAGCAGATACTCTCCCTCTACAGAGGGTTGCCGCAGCCGATCTATGTTCTCTTCTTTGCAACAGTTGTCAATGCTGTCGGGATATTCATCTATCCATTCCTGACGCTCTACCTCACCAGACGATTGGGATATACCCCGTTGCAAGCGGGTACCTTCATGACCATCGCCTCCATTCTTTATGTCCCCGGCTCCTTCATCGGCAGCAAACTTGCCGATACCATCGGGCGTAAGCCAGTGCTTGTAATATTTCAATTACTGATGGATGTATGTTTTATTCTTGCAGGCTTCTTTGAGGGAGAGACATTCGTGCCCTACTTCATTCTGCTGGGTTTGTTCTTCGATGGAGCGGTCGACCCTGCCCGGGAAGCTTTGAAGACCGATGTTACCAGCATTGAGAATCGTCAGGTCTCATTCAGTCTCATCTACCTCGGACACAATGTCGGCTACTCCATCGGCCCGGTCATCGCTGGTTACCTGTTCTACAAAGCTCCTGAGTGGTTGTTCTATGGGAATGCTGCAGCCGGCATTCTCTCTGTGTTGCTTGTCATGCTCAAGATACGAGAAAGCAAGCCTTCCAAGGAACTGATTGAGGAGAGCAAGGGATGGGAGACCACAGAAAAAGGTGAAGAGGGAGGCCTTTTCAAGGCCTTGCTCACCCGTCCAAGACTCCTGCTCTTTGCACTCTCGATTACCTTTTTCAGCTTTGCGTACAGCCAGACGTTGTTTGCGCTCCCTCTGCTTACCACCAACCTGTTCGGCCAGGCGGGAGCACCTCTGTATGGCAAGATGATGGCAATCAACGGGATTGTAGTGGTTATATGCAATCCAATTATTGTAAGCTTGCTCAGACGGTTTCACCCTCTGGCCAATTCAACCCTCTCTGGTATTTTCTATGCGATCGGATTCGGACTCTTTGCATTTGCGACCACCCCATTCGTTTTCATGGCATTGACAGTGATCTACACGTTGGGGGAGATCATATCTGCAACGAATGACAATTTTTACGTGGCCAACAATACTCCGATCAGCCACCGCTCACGGTTCTCTGCAATCCTTCCCATCATCATGGGGACCGGGCATGCAATAGCCCCCATAACCGGGGGCCTGATCATCGAATCGTACTCCATGAGCCTGCTCTGGATCACCACTGCCCTGGCCGCCCTCATCGGGGCGACCGGGGTCTTCCTGATCTACCTGAAGGAAAAACAGGAACGAAAGTAA
- a CDS encoding rubredoxin-like domain-containing protein, which translates to MEDDMRQLSAEELVVLCTNLQKACTKQHREEESTLFATLASYYEKQRTTKTDSDHKALLDAVNQDLSDGYRDASKAAENSNDRGAKRALVWGEKASKLLKALMMRYEKQGGALLENTNVWVCEICGFVYVGDIPPSVCPICKVPSFKIHPIQKEAI; encoded by the coding sequence ATGGAGGACGATATGAGACAGTTGTCGGCCGAAGAACTTGTGGTACTCTGCACCAATTTGCAGAAGGCTTGCACCAAACAGCATAGAGAGGAGGAGTCTACACTGTTCGCTACGCTTGCCTCTTATTATGAGAAGCAAAGAACCACCAAGACTGACTCTGATCACAAGGCTCTGCTTGATGCAGTGAACCAGGATTTGTCAGACGGGTATAGGGACGCGAGCAAGGCTGCTGAGAATTCCAATGACAGGGGAGCCAAACGAGCTCTAGTATGGGGAGAGAAGGCTTCAAAACTGCTGAAAGCGCTTATGATGCGTTATGAAAAACAGGGTGGTGCGCTCTTGGAAAACACCAATGTGTGGGTGTGCGAGATTTGTGGTTTTGTGTATGTAGGGGATATTCCTCCTTCCGTATGCCCGATCTGTAAAGTACCCAGTTTCAAGATCCATCCCATCCAGAAGGAGGCAATCTGA
- the leuC gene encoding 3-isopropylmalate dehydratase large subunit, with protein MGMTMTQKILAHHAKLESVRAGQLIMADLDMVLGNDITAPVAINEFGKFGKETVFDKDKVALVPDHFSPNKDIKAAEQCKALRCFAHDHEITNYFDVGQMGIEHALLPEKGLVGAGDLVIGADSHTCTYGALGAFSTGVGSTDMACGMATGQAWFKVPTAIKFNLTGSLAPHVSGKDLILHIIGMIGVDGALYQSMEFTGEGVKNLTIDDRFTIANMAIEAGAKNGIFPVDEVTLEYLKEHCPKEPVIYEADSDAEYDQVIDIDLGKVKSTVSFPHLPSNTRTIDEVGEVRIDQVVIGSCTNGHISDLRQAAAILKGKKIAKHVRTLIFPATQEIWKQAMHEGLFDIFIDSGCAVSTPTCGPCLGGHMGILAEGERAVSTTNRNFVGRMGHVKSEVYLASPAVAAASAIAGYIADPAKVMEE; from the coding sequence ATGGGTATGACAATGACACAGAAAATCCTGGCCCACCACGCCAAGCTGGAGAGCGTACGCGCTGGACAGTTGATCATGGCGGACCTGGATATGGTACTGGGCAACGACATTACTGCTCCAGTTGCCATCAATGAATTTGGAAAATTCGGTAAGGAGACGGTATTTGACAAGGATAAGGTTGCCCTTGTCCCAGACCACTTCTCCCCGAACAAGGATATCAAGGCAGCAGAACAGTGCAAGGCCCTACGTTGTTTCGCACACGACCATGAGATCACCAATTATTTTGATGTAGGCCAGATGGGTATTGAGCATGCCTTGCTCCCAGAGAAAGGACTGGTCGGGGCAGGAGATTTGGTCATTGGGGCGGATAGTCATACCTGTACGTATGGTGCCTTGGGCGCATTTTCCACAGGTGTTGGTTCCACTGACATGGCTTGCGGTATGGCTACCGGACAGGCTTGGTTCAAGGTCCCAACCGCCATCAAGTTCAATCTTACCGGTTCCCTCGCTCCTCATGTGAGTGGAAAGGACCTGATCCTCCACATCATTGGGATGATCGGGGTGGATGGTGCACTCTACCAGAGTATGGAATTCACTGGGGAAGGGGTGAAGAACCTGACAATCGACGACCGTTTCACCATTGCAAACATGGCCATCGAGGCCGGTGCCAAGAACGGAATCTTCCCTGTGGATGAGGTAACCCTGGAGTACTTGAAGGAGCACTGTCCGAAGGAACCTGTCATCTATGAAGCAGATAGTGATGCTGAGTATGATCAGGTGATCGATATCGACCTCGGTAAAGTGAAGAGCACGGTAAGCTTCCCCCACCTCCCGTCCAACACCAGGACCATCGATGAAGTCGGTGAGGTGAGGATTGACCAAGTTGTCATTGGAAGCTGCACCAATGGACATATCAGTGATCTGAGGCAGGCCGCTGCCATACTCAAGGGCAAAAAGATCGCGAAGCATGTTCGTACCCTGATCTTCCCTGCAACACAGGAAATCTGGAAGCAGGCGATGCATGAAGGGCTCTTTGATATCTTCATCGACAGTGGTTGTGCTGTCTCCACTCCCACCTGTGGTCCCTGTCTTGGCGGACATATGGGAATCCTCGCAGAAGGGGAGCGTGCGGTGAGTACCACCAACCGTAACTTTGTGGGAAGAATGGGTCATGTGAAGAGTGAAGTCTATCTTGCCAGTCCGGCCGTTGCCGCTGCAAGTGCGATCGCAGGATATATCGCCGATCCTGCAAAGGTTATGGAGGAGTAA
- a CDS encoding helix-turn-helix transcriptional regulator has product MKHREIGQAIKELRQQKNMTQEELIERADLSRSQLYYIESGRRTPRLPTIHSICAALELSFLEFVHYLYRYSPTSSTPSISSMEAPGATIG; this is encoded by the coding sequence ATGAAACACAGAGAAATTGGACAAGCAATCAAAGAACTCAGACAGCAGAAGAACATGACACAGGAAGAGCTCATAGAGAGAGCTGACCTCTCTCGAAGCCAGCTCTATTACATTGAATCGGGGAGACGGACACCCCGCCTTCCCACTATCCATAGTATTTGTGCCGCGCTCGAACTTTCATTTCTCGAGTTTGTGCACTATCTCTATCGTTACTCCCCTACCTCTTCAACACCGAGCATCTCATCAATGGAGGCACCAGGGGCAACCATCGGATAA